The Pocillopora verrucosa isolate sample1 chromosome 9, ASM3666991v2, whole genome shotgun sequence genome includes the window ATCATACACGCAATAGCGCATATGAGATGATCTGACAAATCAGAAAGGGTTGAAAAGCACAGCCAATCAAATAAAACTCCTCACGCCATCGTTGTCCGTCACGTGATCTTAAGCCCTCCCTTCTTGTCAATTAAACATTTCTACACTAGCCTGTGACTAGCTCTTTGTGCCATCCCAAAATTTTGGACTTTTCTGACAGTCTCCTTTCACAAACCGCTTAGAACATCTcgtataaataaatgaaaaaatagattttaCTTTACACACAACTACCATTCCATTCTGAATTGTAGTAAGGACACTGTGGTGTCAACAGTTTGCTGTTGTAGTTTgaaatctctgtttttttccccaGAAACGAAAGCTACGAAGTACATCCCAATtcctgatcttttttttttcatccactCAAAATCTAGAAGGCCACTATCAAACATTACTAGGCATCTCTAGCATTTCAGATCTAAGTTACCCACTCAACAAACAACTAAAATGGAAGAAGCCAGCAAAGATATTTCTAATTACCTTCTTAGAATAAGACACAATTTCTTGTTGTCGAGTGCAGACTTGGAAATGTTACAATACTTGCTTTCTTAAggataacaaaaacaaaacaatattgaaatgCAAAAGTTTCTCAAACTTGAAGCAttgtaatatttgttttcctcattcaaataaaaatattctcgaGACATTTTCATTTAAACGAGACAGCCAAAATGATTTAGAATACTGGGAAACGAGAGAGATAAATTTCCAAATCActccaaaaatttaaaaacgacaacaacaatttGTACTCTTAAGAAAGCTGTCAACATAAGATAATAAATATAATCAGGATTAACCAACAAGGGATTATCCTCTATTCAATACTAGTTTTACGATTCTAACTCTATACATCACGTGGTACATCGCGTCAAATATCGTCACGTGGTACATCACGTCATATACTTCATTATTGCTCTTAATGCGTACAGAAGTTCAGCCTGAAGGCGAGACTCCAACAGTAAAAGGTTGATATGAACCTAACAGTGAAATGAAGATTTATTCAAGTTACTGATGTGCCATGCTGAGATGCGAAGaaataggaaataaaataacttcTCAGATGAACAGTAACCCCAGGAGACGAGGCAACGTTCTTTAAATAATCGCCACAGGCATTCCACAATTACCCCAATCAATATTCACATTTAGTATAACTAAGTCCCACCTCACTAACTGTAAGGCCACAGCATTACCAACACAGAGAGAACGGTCATAGATACAGTATCTGgattttgatttcaattgttagtttgtttgctttctctttttttttttttttctacgcaGGATTGGACAGATCATACCTTCTCTGAATGGTCAAGGTCTGGCATAAATCCCATGTAGTCATCAACGGTAACTTTTTCGGGACGGCAAGCAACCTATAAGAAATATCAAAGGTCATTCCCCTCTTTGACTGATAAGTTCTAttcattgcataatttttttcaaaaactcagTTGTCTACAGTCTATTGACCCTTTGACTCCCTCAAAGTGACTAGAATCTACTTCCTCCTTGTGacatcagccctgaatcacacattaaggtcacaagattaaaggaaatgatcaccaactgaagaagctcgACTGTTAAACAAAGTCTCCTCGTCAGCaacttaagaaatgtatagagaacaatatagACAGTATGCATACTGTTGTTTGGAGGCAAAGGGTTCAAAGGAAATTTGGAAAATGACAATTGAAAGATCACAACCACTAACCACTTTAATGTACTTTTTAAATGGTCTTTCCAACAGCTTGTTAACCTACAAGATAAAAAAACTGCTTCTTGAAACtgcattatttttaaaatgactaTTACTTTCCATTACCTAAATTTCAAGTCTCAGATTCACATATACATTACCATATCTCACAGCAAACTACTACAATACATCTCTTCTAGTATGAAACATGCAcctgcttttttatttttttctatgtggattgtgaaaatgaaaatttacctCAGTGTATAGGTAATCATCATGATATATGCCAAAAACCAAATGAATATAGTTCCAAGTAGCTGTGCGAAAAGTTGATGTGTCCACATTTTCCACTTTACCCAACCTGAGATCATAACAAAATGATGTTCACCTATGCATagtgttttataaaataattataaattctGAAAAAGTGTTGCTGTTAAATATGACTATGCAGCTTTTGTGCAAATTTCTTTTGGTGAATTTTTCATTGACAAATGAGTGCTTGTTCTTGCAAATACTTGCTCAGCGGTCAATTTAAGCAATGCATTCTTGTCAAAGACAAAGGCCAAAAGTGAACTCTAATGTTACTCATTTTTCCTCTTGTCTCTAGATCAACCCTGTAGAAAAATCATCTCTTGTTTATGGCTTGTGCAGGTATTTTTGTTTCATCCCATAATCACTAGAAGCAGATTGCAacatgtaaattttttccatttgccATAAAAGTTATGATGCGCCTCTCCAATATCTCAGATTTCATTCAACTTCAACATGGACTTTATCTTAACACTGACACTCAGAtctcataaaataaaaatctggTTTGAAAGTTGCACAGTGGGGTGAGACCACCAATTACTGACTACTACTTCTGACAAAGGATAAACATTGCTTACGTGTTATACGTCAGGTTGAATGCACAGCTGAATTTATCGTCCAACATCTGACCCATGTCAGGGTAGAGTCTGTTGATAAGCGAAAAGCCATGCTCTTCCCACGAGTAATCTTGCACTCGGAAGGTTGATATATCACTTTCTTCTCTGCTTGCAAAATCATAGTAACAAAATGAGGCATCTGTTAGGTACCTTGCTATACCTGGCTGAGGTGCTTCATTGGCAACTGAAACTTTGTCTTTACAAGTGGAAACTAGAAATGTAAAAGAGAAGGTAGTGTAACAAACAACAACTTCTAGCAAAGGAAAATCTCTTGAGCTAGGTGTAAGCTAAGCTATACAAGACTTATCTTGGCTCAAATTGCCTAAGAAATGATATAAAAACTGCCAATGAAAGTAGCCACAGACTTACGAAAAGTATTCCAAGCTGAGTGCAATCAAGGCAAGAGGAAATTCAAGTGACATAACCTACGCACACTTATATTCATTGGTAAAAATTTAATGACTGACAATTTTGTCTGTGCTTGAGTACTTTTGTTTGTTCCAGATTAGTGGCAAATGAGAGAATAGGGTATGTGTAAAGTAAAAGCAGAGGCACATTAAAAATAACCAGAACCAAGACTATCCATAAGCTGGTTAAACCATGAATAGGCTTAACTTCATTTATAACAACACGTAACAACAGCTTTCACACAAAACACCTTCTCCTACCTTCTCCACTTTCTACTTTTTCAAACTGTTGAAACAGTTCCTCCTGTGTGGTCTCCAGAAGTGTATCCTGTTTGGCTTCTGCCTCCTTCATTTTCTCCACCAGGTTTTTCACGCTTGATTGATTGTCCACACCATTAACAGGAAGGTTATCTCCTTCAATTATTGCTTTGTTAAACTCAGAGAGTGACTGTGTTTTATACGTGTGCCCTCTGTCAAAGTCTATTTCTGGTGTTATTCCACAGCCATATACAAAGCTACACAGACTGTGGGTATGAACGAGGATTACAATGGCCTGGACGAGTTCTGAAAGTGACCAATTGTCTTGTCCTTTGAGAAGGTTCTGAAACACgacattgaaatatttcatgacaCTATGACAGTTAAAACACGATCACAGTCAATGTTCCAAGGCTGAATGCAATGTTGCAGCACACAAGTAAATGGGATCACAGTCAATGTTTGGctgaaaacaacttttctttcttgaagTAGCAAGTCTTAAAAAGTCACTATTTTAGTTGTACAGGTTTTCATTATTACTGTTTATTCATAAATATATCCTTGTTTAGACAAAATCATCATTTAGAGGAAACCAgatttgtcatttcttttattattgtaataaagagaaaatgttgTCCAGACATTGTGTCTGACCTTGTTGGACACTTGCCAATTTAGCCAGACATAATCCAATGAAAAACAGTAATCTGAAGCCCTGTTGTCTTCTGGTCAAAAACCAGTAAGATACATGCACATGCAGTCATCAAGTTTCATGTTCCCTTTAATACCTCAATGTTACAGTTTACTTTACCACATTTTATATTTACATGTACTTCTTAGACTCCAACCCAATTTTGACACCTACCTCAATGTGACTAGCTTTCAGTAGCCATGGCTGGTGTGCTAAGATCTTGTTGATCTCACAGAGAGCTCTTAGTTTGGCTGGAATGTAGTTCAGGCCTTGAAGCCATTCCTTCTCTCCTTGTTGTTTCAGAAACTCTATCTCATACAATCGTACCTAAAAAAGGACAATTCAAATGCCAATTACAACTAAGAGTACAATAAATGGCAAGTTGTCCCAGAATGATAGCACAGTTACTGTCTCAATGTCTCAATTGtcaatgtcaaaataattgCCCTGAACACAATAATCATACTGTGGAAAATTCCTTTTCCATGTCTGTAAAATAACAGATTAAATAACCTTTAGTTAGTTTATATAACTCAATTTGACACAGGGAGTTCTTGAAGGTAGTCTGACTGTTTGGAAATGGTTAAACACACTAACTACAGATgggaaaaattaacttttgttATAGGAGTTGTAATACATACCAAGAAGCAACAGCGATGCCTGCTTGCAccctaaaaaaatgaaaccaattAACAACAATTCATTtcaaaaaaagacgaaaaatgtattttgtacCCTAATATATTCCttaatattttgtaaaaattctAATCTCACTTAAATCCTTTAGACTATAActactaagaaataaaaatattacaggGTTCTGCATGACTGCTGTGAACAGGCTGCAAATTCAGCCTTTATAGTTTGAATTACTTGCCATGGTGACCAAGATGGTTGCAGCTTGAAGACCTCACTACAAACAGCACTATTCTTAATGCCAGCAAAAATGAAATGTGCCATTCACATATGGAACAGGACTCCCATAAAACATAAACTCCTTTTCAAAGCACAACAAATTGTTCAGTCCTTTTCCATTTCTCTTCATGCTCAACATGTTACTCCCACTGGGAGATAACTGGAATGAAATCTCTCCCACTGACAAAACACTATCCACCAAAGAGGTGGTCAGATCAGACCAACCTATCTGTTGGAGGTTGTTATTTAGATATTTTACCAAATGTAAATTGCAATGTAACTACTAAAGAGAATAACTATACcatttaattaataattatggGAATGAAAAGCTGGGTAGGGTTGCACTATGAAAAACAACTACTGCACTAACCATGATAGCAATGTAACATCTCCAGATAAAAGGTAGGGGACCTTCCCCTTTAAACATAGAAAACTCAGTCTTAAGGAAGCATTCCAGGTACTGAGGGTGAAGTGCAATCAGAGAAGTGACATTTGTGACACGTCCACTTAACAGGAAGGATTCCACAAGCAAGCTAAGCACCTGCTCATCATCAGTGTCCATAGAAGGAACCTGTTCAAGGATGCATATGTTTAGTACTACAAAATAATAAGTGATTGATGCAAAGCATTGCATATACAGGGTTTTATATAGGGTTCATAGCTCTGAGATTTCTGATATTTAACTCATCACCACAGCAATATTAATCGAGAGCAGGGATAATCAAAGTGTGCAGGTGCTGGCTAATTatgattttcatcttttttggtttttctctgttagcttgttgtttctttttattctaacatttgtttttgtagcATGTTCTTCAGAATCTAAGTTGATTGATGTCTCAGACTTCCCAGTAATTATTgcaatatcaaacacatttaactgccttgaatgtttattttgaggaTCAAAGACTTCAAACGAATGTGTGTAGGATGTAATTGCCTGCAAACTCAGCTGGTAAATTTGCAAGACTATGCTGCTAGCTCTGTCTATCTTCGATTAAAGACATTGCAGAAAAGGcaagaaaattgactgcaaaaCTTGAAGCAATGCTCCTCCTTCTTACTTTTCAGCAACAGCAACTTTGCTCATTTCAAGGCAAATTGTACCAATATAATAGTAGAAATTGTAGTGATGCCATTGTAAGCACTAAGTAATAACTCAAATATTGAATGTGTAGAAGaacatgttttaatttttgcaaaacCACTTGGGAAGGTTTATCAGTTTATCTATACTCCCATTCTTCAGGATGTTTTGCAACCTCAGGGGGGGAAGAAATTGCGAATGTATTTTCTCAACAAAATATATGACAAAAACTCAGCTATTACACTATGATAGGCAAGGCATTCCAttgacaaattaaaagaaactttttatactttttgcatttcaaatgtttgaagaaatcattaaaatcaaATTCACACATGTCTattatttatgcaaatttagATTAAGCATACAAATTACACTGTGTTGCCTTTCTAAATGTTTCTGTTTATGTGTAAGGCATAAATGGAGCTGTAAATTATAGACTGAATTAAATTATGTACCTTGAAACAATGCTTAAAGTTTTACAATTGGGATTGGCAGATAAAAGAAGCAAACCAAAGCCAGGGAAAGAGTAGGTGGTGCACTGTCTTTTGATAACACATATTTACTCACTGTGACAAGTTGGTCACAGGGTTAAGAGATATGTTAAAATGTGATATTTCTGATGCAAAACTGTACTTGCCTTTCGGTAGTATCTGTAGGAACAAAGGCTTTTTTTGTAATGACCCTGACTGACTAACTTCATTTAGCAAAATATAGAACCATCTAACAGTTTTGGGTTAACAAGGCAAAAAGCAATGCAGAGAGCTTTGGAACACAAATGAAAAGAGAATAAGCTCATGAGCTAGATTTTGTGGTAACGTAGGAAGGGAATTTGAAAGTGAACAACATGTGAGCAAACACACATGGCAATATAAATTAACCACAAGCAACACTTTTAAATTCTATTCCACAATGCTGCTGCTCACAGTTAATTATCTAGATCAAACCAACTGGGTGAAGCCATAGTTTAGCATTAGGGAATGATGGTTTGAAAGCGAGGTTCTCCCACCTACTCAGCTCTTAATTCTCTTCACCAATGTTTCATTATGctaaatacaaaatattttgtgcCCTCTTTGCCTTTCCCTCCATTaggatttttctttccaataatTGAAACAATAAGTTACTGTAATATCTTGGTGAATTTGTTTTGAGGTTAACTTatcacaaaatgttttcatatcattaaaattttcatctcAACTTACTTCacttaccaaaaaaaaaaaaaacaaagaagacaaaacatTGCCTTAAAACTGGAATTAGCCCTTTTTTCTGGAGGGTTTCCTGAGATGACAATCAGTTTGTCATTGACAAGATTTTGTTCCAAATCTTTCCCAGATTTGAGCTTCATCACTCCAACATTGTCtggttttgtttcaattttatgcTTGTCCCATGCAATCATCACATACTGTCCAATTTACACATGCAAATATGATACATTGCCTCAGAGaggaaaatattcaaatttagtGAAGCTCTATGACAACTGACTCCTAGACTAGTCAGTGTTATATTGAAGAAAGCAATATCCTGTTGTAAATTTAGCCTGGAGTGTTTAGAATGAACACAAAACCACATGCTTCTTTCCTTCCCTTTTGCTGCTCACATCAGTTTTTTCATGGGGAAAAccctatttgtttattttcattgttcacTGGTGAGGTTTATTACCGTGATCTCAATGAAGAAGGATTTTGCTTTATACATAAATCGAGACAGAAAGCTTGTATTGTTAATGTTTCAACAGTAACTAAACGATATGAGAAATGTAATACACACAATGTACCTCAATCCACTCTACAGTTACACAATCAGTATTAGCAGAAGCATATAATATTAGTCCCTAGGCATGCAGGGTCTACCTACACGATTCTCCACACATAAGCCTTAAAATAACTAACAATCTATTGCTGGATAAAAATTTCTACCTGTGGGAGATTCCAAGGTAACATAAAGGTCCcaataataattttgaaatatctaTATCTACGCCCTCAAGCGGACAATCAGATGGAATTAACAATGTCGAATCACCAGACGGAATTAACAATGTCGAATCACCAGACCgaattacaaataaaacaattcagACTAGTGACGCACAATATGcgtaaatgataaattttaattgctGTTGAGACTTAAAAACATATCTCATGGACCTTAGGACCTGAACTTCAGatcaataaatatttaagcCGGTGGACCGAAATACGAAGATTTGCAGAAACATCATTTGCCAGCAGCAAATTCGCTTTCACTGCACAGCATTTGAGATCAAATGCTTCAGTCTACCTGAGGTACAGTATTCTTTtcgtaatgaaaagaaatgagatTAGTCCGTTTTTGCTTTGTGCTAATATTCTCGCGGCACGCAAGGGTGTCCATGAGATAAAAAGGCATGAAATATGGAAAGTAGAAGATACTGTAGAGATAGAGAATAGGTACAATAGATAAATCCATTCGGCAGGGTACAAATCTCAAATTAATAAGTAAAGTACTTTGAACAGAATATGCTGAAAATTCTTTGCAGAGGTCGAAGAGGATTGGGTTAGTTCTCTATTACTGTTCGTTAAGACCAAAAAGGCAAGGTTTACAAATACCGGTTCGGCTGGCACTGGGATGATGCAACTTGAGTTTGACCTTTTGAACCAATACAGGAGATTTTTAGCGGACGAACTACGATTACTCTAAAAACAGCGATGAATAAATACCTTTTTTGACGGAATAAACATCGAAGGCCCCTTGTGAATCGTTCGAGGAACCTTAATACCTTTTTCCtagagaaaaaataacaaaagctGAGCGGCCATTTCTTCAAAGGAAGTGGTAAACATGACACAAATGGCTAGATCCGATACTTCACATGTTCCTTACCTTCACGGCGAGGAGCAACTCTGTACAACGCTCCCTGATATCCGAAAAGGGACTTCTAAATGACAGTCTCAAAATACAAGGCAAAACACTcgaagaaaagttttcaaaccCATTTTCCCCATTTTCTTGATGTCTGTTTGTCCACGCTTTTAGTGTTTTCCCTAGCAATTCAAGGAATTCAAGCCGCGAAGTTACGTCTCTTGTTTGCAAGCCACACAGATCTCTGATGGTGTCTATCTCACTGGGTAAGTCTTCTTCATCGTTCATGATTCCAGGATCAATCCTCAGCGAAGAAAGCTAAGGAAATTCTTATGAAACTACCAACATATCCTCTAGGGTATGAGAGGCTTTTTCTCCGACAGCCATGATGTGACACTTCTCAGTGAAACCTATCGATATCAGCCACTCAAAACGCTTACGGGTACTGACGTCAATGACACACCTCCAAGTTTACCATATATAGCAAGAGGAGGTAAACTATAATACGTCAAGAACTTGGACAGGGAATAATGATCGTTAGTGCAAAATGGCACGACTGACTTATTATAAGCTGACAACGTAAGAAGGGGATTTGATATCACAAAGAATTATCATAAGTCgtaatatttcctttctttggGATAATGAATCTTCCGTTTCTGGATCAAAATCAAGTTTATTATCTTCCATGTTGAGATGAATAGTCAAATGAAAAAGCAAATAGGAAATTTGTCATGTTTGCTTTAATAATAGGTTTACATCACTACACTACACCAGTTCAAATCCAATGTTTTGGATAACCATGTTCAGTTCCCTGTTCAAGCCTTTTTCAAGCATTAAAAGAAAACCAGAGATAAAAATTCGCCATTCAGTACaaaccaataattttttttgacattaaTTACCGTGAAATTCAGGTAAAATCATCTGTTTCACTCGAGTGTATGGTGGATTGTAATGAATTATTCACTTCCCTCGCTAAAGGAAACTTCATAACTCAAACGGACGGGAAGTCTTTGGAGAAAAATGACTCCCAAGGCTATTTTTACGACCCGCTTCGATTGATTCCGTAACGAGCGCATctaaaattcagagaaaatacCTATTTCTTATTGTTGGTTGAAAAAGAACCTATCATCTCAGAAAGGCTGAAAATAAGTCGTTTCTAAGACGGTAGGGGGCACgcattatcttttttaattaagtgAGGATGATTTAAAACTTTACACGTGAATGCTGGAGTAGTTTTGATTCTGCCGCCAAACCACAGGGAAAACCCTGAACATAGACTCGTGGAGGTAAATTCCTGGAAAAATAACATGGAATTTCTGAGAAACTATACGTCACAAGTGACAGTTTTAGAGCTTCAGGTCAAATCTCACGGTGAAGGAAGTCGGGTTAAGACTATTCTTAGTAACAATCAAAATTAAACGAAAATTTGAACCTACAACGGAAAGTAGATgtcaaataaagtaaaatcgAGCAAGGCGGAATCTTAGGTCATTAGTTTTAACTGGTAATTTTCACTCGTTAGGGCTCATTTCATTAGCCCTGAGGAATATGGATGATGGGGGTCACATTATTCCATCTTCGGGTAATGGACAGCCTGTGGTGTTCTAAAGTACAGGTCATCCGTGCCATCTGTTTTTTAATCCTTAATTCGAGCGAATTAGTGTAAATAATGTCACGTTCAAACATTTG containing:
- the LOC131793636 gene encoding sestrin-1-like, producing the protein MNDEEDLPSEIDTIRDLCGLQTRDVTSRLEFLELLGKTLKAWTNRHQENGENGFENFSSSVLPCILRLSFRSPFSDIRERCTELLLAVKEKGIKVPRTIHKGPSMFIPSKKVPSMDTDDEQVLSLLVESFLLSGRVTNVTSLIALHPQYLECFLKTEFSMFKGEGPLPFIWRCYIAIMGASRHRCCFLVRLYEIEFLKQQGEKEWLQGLNYIPAKLRALCEINKILAHQPWLLKASHIENLLKGQDNWSLSELVQAIVILVHTHSLCSFVYGCGITPEIDFDRGHTYKTQSLSEFNKAIIEGDNLPVNGVDNQSSVKNLVEKMKEAEAKQDTLLETTQEELFQQFEKVESGEVSTCKDKVSVANEAPQPGIARYLTDASFCYYDFASREESDISTFRVQDYSWEEHGFSLINRLYPDMGQMLDDKFSCAFNLTYNTLGKVENVDTSTFRTATWNYIHLVFGIYHDDYLYTEVNKLLERPFKKYIKVVACRPEKVTVDDYMGFMPDLDHSEKVHINLLLLESRLQAELLYALRAIMKYMT